ATTTTGTTTACTCCGCCCTTGAGATTCGGATTTTAATGAATATGGCCTTTGTCTTAAATCAATTGGATAACCCCCGGGCTTATATCGAAATTTTAGAGTTCTGTCATGAGTCTTCGGAGGAAAACGATGTGTTATACCCGAAAATATGCCTTAATCTTTCCACGGTTTACATTCGTTCAAAAGAAAATCTTAAGGCTCTGGAAATTGTCAACAAAGGAATTGCCTCCTGCCAAAACAACCGGAATTACCAGGGTTTGAACTTGTTGTATTATAATAAAGGCATCATCCAGTTCCGCCTGGACCATAAAGGTTATTTATCATCAATTGAACTTGCCAGAACCCTTTCAGAGGCTTATGGCCATCCAAAGCTATCGGGGAAGATGCTGGATAACTGTCGAAAAATATTTGAAATGCCTATTTAATTACAATGAAATGAACAGAAAGGACTGATACTATGCTTGCTTCTATTTCTCCGGACTCCATTCTTTGGTTTTTCTTTTTGATAGGAGTTTTTATACTGATTGTGGCTCTTATTCAATTAATTCTTAGAATTTCAGACTTTAAAGCTAACCTTGAACATCTTCGCGGTCCTATGGAAAGAGCCTCTGACGCTCAAAAGACTCCACGGAAAAAGCCGGATACATTTTCAAGGCCATCTCACGAGAACTTTTCTGAAGTTGATACGCCTCCTTCCTCAGAGGTTGAAGAACTTTCCCAGGATCTGAAGGAGGACTCGAAAACCTTCTTTAAATCCCTGCTGAACAATATTAAAGATGATAAAGTGCCGGATTTAGGGGCTCAAACCACTTATTATCTGGTTTTGGCCCTGTTCCCTTTCTTTATTTTTCTGTTAAGCGTTTTACAGTATACACCCTTAGAGTACGAAATCATTATCAGTACTTTAGAAGGCCTGCTGCCCGAGGATGCCCATGAACTGATTTTCGGAACCATTGAAGAGGTTTTTACCGCCAGCAGCGGGGCCCTTCTGTCCTTCGGTGCCCTTGCCGCTCTTTGGAGTTCTCTTAAAGGAGCCAATGCCTTAATCAAAGGGGTGAATACTGCCTACAACGTTGAGGAGACCCGGAACTTTTTCCAAGTAAAGGCCGTTGCCCTCTTAACCACCATCGGGGTTCCCATCGTAATTCTTTCAGCCTTTTTCTTCATTGTCTTCGGCGAAGTACTGGGCACCTATGTTTTTGACTTTTTCGGCCTTTCCGATTATTTTATCGAATTATGGAACTGGATGCGTTTTCCCATCCCTATGCTTATTATGGTGTTGTTCTTCATGGTATTTTATAAGTTCGCTCCCAATCAAAAGCTTAAATTCCGAAATGTTTTTTGGGGGGCTCTGTTCACCGTGATATTTTGGATCA
The window above is part of the Isachenkonia alkalipeptolytica genome. Proteins encoded here:
- a CDS encoding YihY/virulence factor BrkB family protein, whose product is MALIQLILRISDFKANLEHLRGPMERASDAQKTPRKKPDTFSRPSHENFSEVDTPPSSEVEELSQDLKEDSKTFFKSLLNNIKDDKVPDLGAQTTYYLVLALFPFFIFLLSVLQYTPLEYEIIISTLEGLLPEDAHELIFGTIEEVFTASSGALLSFGALAALWSSLKGANALIKGVNTAYNVEETRNFFQVKAVALLTTIGVPIVILSAFFFIVFGEVLGTYVFDFFGLSDYFIELWNWMRFPIPMLIMVLFFMVFYKFAPNQKLKFRNVFWGALFTVIFWIIASLGFSFYVNNFSNYSAVYGSLGTIVVVLLWLYISSIIIIVGGEVNVVLSRLRRE